One Sulfoacidibacillus ferrooxidans DNA window includes the following coding sequences:
- a CDS encoding NADH-quinone oxidoreductase subunit C: protein MALAITEMVVEHRDLIDTCKKYLEAGFRLLTMVGTDEREESGQYVLRYYFAHDIDSTIMLLMVNIPEHDPTYPSVSAVVSAAQWYEREVYDLLGIEPLGHPDVRPLVLHGQRLSVYPLRRDYTIDQPLPEVIRDIRAPELKEGQFIVPVGPIHAGVIEPGHFRFLVEGENVESLDAQLFYTHRGLEKKAEGMRVDEAMTLVEQTCGVCSVSHALAYAQAVETLAQIEIPSLAKWTRTLLAEMERLYNHVGDIGNLCAGIGFSFGTMQGARLKEQLQQLNDDVTGHRYLRGMVVVGGVAKAINHALLERIDVTVSAVVQEVGVITSVMLSDEIVCDRLLQTGMLHRDIVEKLSVVGPAARASGVRRDVRLNFPYAAYGELLWSVPVFHAGDVMARLQQRIAEVTESAKLIEQIIARLFSFGNNPVSIAWVKKLPPIQPGSYTIGMSESARGENVHFVMIGVNQQIARLRIRSASYANWPAVPYAVPGNIIPDFPLINKSFELCYACCDR from the coding sequence ATGGCTCTTGCAATCACAGAAATGGTGGTTGAACATAGGGATCTTATTGATACTTGTAAGAAATACCTTGAAGCGGGGTTTCGCTTACTCACCATGGTTGGGACGGATGAACGGGAGGAAAGCGGGCAGTATGTATTGCGATATTATTTTGCACATGACATTGATTCTACCATCATGCTGCTTATGGTGAATATTCCAGAACATGATCCAACATATCCCTCAGTTTCAGCAGTAGTAAGTGCAGCACAGTGGTATGAACGTGAAGTTTATGACTTGCTTGGCATTGAACCACTGGGTCACCCTGATGTGCGTCCACTCGTGCTACATGGTCAAAGGCTGAGCGTGTATCCGTTGCGACGGGATTATACGATCGATCAACCGCTACCTGAAGTTATTCGGGACATCCGAGCACCGGAGTTAAAAGAGGGGCAGTTTATTGTACCCGTAGGACCAATTCATGCAGGTGTTATAGAACCAGGTCACTTCCGATTTTTAGTGGAAGGTGAAAATGTAGAATCCCTAGATGCACAGTTATTTTATACGCATCGTGGTCTTGAGAAAAAGGCAGAGGGAATGCGTGTGGATGAAGCAATGACACTTGTGGAACAGACATGCGGAGTATGCAGTGTCTCACATGCACTCGCTTATGCACAAGCGGTAGAGACATTGGCGCAGATTGAGATACCATCGCTTGCAAAGTGGACACGTACATTGCTTGCTGAAATGGAGCGACTGTATAATCACGTCGGCGATATTGGCAATCTTTGCGCGGGTATAGGATTTAGTTTTGGAACGATGCAAGGCGCACGTTTAAAAGAGCAACTACAGCAGCTCAATGATGATGTCACTGGACATCGATATTTACGCGGAATGGTTGTCGTAGGAGGCGTTGCGAAAGCGATAAACCATGCACTACTAGAGCGCATAGATGTAACAGTGAGCGCAGTTGTACAAGAAGTGGGTGTCATCACAAGCGTGATGCTCAGTGATGAGATCGTATGTGATCGGTTGCTTCAAACGGGAATGTTACATCGCGATATTGTTGAAAAGCTAAGTGTCGTAGGCCCTGCTGCACGTGCTTCTGGAGTAAGGCGGGATGTGCGTTTGAACTTTCCATATGCAGCGTATGGAGAGTTACTTTGGAGTGTACCTGTTTTTCATGCAGGAGACGTCATGGCGAGATTGCAGCAGAGGATTGCTGAAGTCACAGAATCCGCCAAGTTGATCGAACAAATCATTGCACGGTTATTTTCTTTTGGAAACAATCCGGTAAGTATAGCGTGGGTAAAAAAGCTACCACCTATTCAACCTGGTAGTTATACCATTGGGATGAGTGAATCTGCACGAGGGGAGAATGTGCACTTTGTTATGATTGGAGTTAATCAACAAATTGCACGCTTGCGCATTCGCTCTGCTTCTTATGCTAATTGGCCGGCGGTACCTTATGCAGTCCCGGGTAATATTATTCCTGATTTTCCGCTAATTAATAAGAGTTTTGAACTTTGTTATGCTTGCTGTGATCGCTAG
- a CDS encoding sulfocyanin-like copper-binding protein produces the protein MRFKTIFLSAIVLSSIALTGCGTTEAVSPSWFSVNNATQTVNLTIAAGTDSTNGYANFNGYANGQMTVDIPVGYTVQVHFVNDGGIPFDIGVYNSVDKLAFPGAGASVSSMVNNAGAGVFPGSSKNFQFVASQVGNYRMEDLLLRIDDQSRPENFGMWDWFDVTNGGTPQVVVSNS, from the coding sequence GTGAGATTCAAAACGATCTTTCTTAGCGCCATTGTATTGTCAAGTATTGCTTTGACCGGTTGCGGCACGACAGAAGCAGTGAGCCCATCATGGTTCTCTGTCAATAACGCAACTCAAACGGTCAATCTAACCATTGCGGCAGGAACGGATTCTACCAATGGGTATGCTAATTTTAATGGATATGCTAATGGTCAAATGACTGTGGATATCCCTGTGGGTTATACGGTGCAAGTGCATTTTGTTAATGATGGAGGCATTCCGTTTGACATAGGAGTGTATAATTCAGTAGACAAACTCGCATTTCCAGGAGCAGGCGCATCTGTATCGTCTATGGTCAATAATGCAGGTGCAGGAGTATTTCCTGGTAGCTCTAAAAACTTCCAATTCGTTGCTTCGCAAGTAGGTAATTATCGAATGGAAGATTTGTTATTGCGGATCGATGATCAATCAAGGCCAGAAAACTTTGGCATGTGGGATTGGTTTGACGTCACGAACGGAGGAACACCGCAAGTCGTGGTGTCAAACTCCTAG
- a CDS encoding enoyl-CoA hydratase/isomerase family protein, producing MSFIIMQDHPQWRSVRLLMINRPEKHNALTLAMWEQLLEYLLQCDADPSVRLVILRGVDDTAFCSGADISEFPTYRANKEQAKLHKQITDRTTQRLATLRPLTLAAISGACFGGGLQLATACDIRLAHESARFAITPVKLGFVYGPYETNLLKRIVGEATAKELLYTGASITAQEALRVGLITKICPNSTNLEQFTNQMIHSLLQAAPEAQQITKKMFEHLASDDAITHYTALEHMANRTLDRPEYREGIQAFLEKRQPHYAQQQKSTQHNRE from the coding sequence ATGTCTTTCATCATAATGCAAGATCATCCGCAATGGCGTTCTGTCCGGTTACTCATGATCAATCGTCCGGAGAAACACAATGCTTTGACACTCGCCATGTGGGAACAACTTCTAGAATACCTCTTACAATGTGATGCTGATCCATCGGTAAGACTTGTCATTTTACGTGGAGTAGACGACACTGCTTTTTGCTCTGGTGCAGATATCAGTGAATTTCCAACATATCGCGCCAATAAAGAGCAAGCAAAGCTACATAAACAGATCACCGATCGGACCACGCAACGGTTGGCCACGCTTCGTCCATTAACGCTTGCAGCCATCTCTGGCGCTTGCTTTGGGGGTGGATTACAACTAGCTACCGCATGCGACATACGCCTTGCACATGAATCTGCACGTTTTGCTATCACTCCAGTCAAATTGGGGTTCGTATATGGACCTTATGAAACCAATCTATTAAAGCGAATTGTCGGAGAGGCAACAGCGAAGGAATTACTTTATACAGGGGCATCTATCACCGCGCAAGAAGCCTTACGGGTGGGTCTCATTACAAAAATATGTCCAAACTCTACAAATCTTGAACAGTTCACCAATCAAATGATTCATTCACTATTGCAGGCTGCACCTGAGGCACAACAGATCACAAAAAAGATGTTTGAACACCTTGCTTCGGATGATGCTATCACTCACTATACAGCACTTGAACACATGGCAAACCGTACGCTTGATCGTCCAGAGTATCGCGAGGGTATTCAGGCATTTTTAGAGAAACGACAACCACATTATGCACAACAGCAAAAGTCAACTCAACATAATAGAGAATGA
- a CDS encoding YgaP family membrane protein produces MENEMAVLPPTTKRVQFHTNRAVNRDIEARTVANIARYTGRSHEAISDRLKQLEHEWDTDRTIETIAGTFTTVGTILGLTVSKRWFILPTLVGGFLVQHSIQGWCPPLAVIRRMGVRTAEEITEERMALKAMRGDFQTTDNVHEALAETRMA; encoded by the coding sequence ATGGAAAATGAAATGGCAGTTTTACCGCCGACAACAAAACGGGTACAGTTTCACACAAACCGAGCAGTCAATCGCGATATCGAGGCTCGCACGGTTGCAAATATTGCACGCTACACAGGCCGATCCCATGAAGCGATTAGCGATCGCTTGAAACAACTTGAGCATGAATGGGATACAGACCGTACCATTGAAACCATAGCTGGCACATTTACTACAGTTGGCACAATTCTTGGCCTTACAGTAAGCAAACGCTGGTTTATCCTCCCTACACTAGTTGGAGGATTCCTCGTTCAGCATTCTATTCAAGGATGGTGTCCACCCCTTGCCGTCATTCGTAGGATGGGAGTTCGCACTGCTGAGGAAATCACAGAAGAACGAATGGCGCTAAAAGCCATGCGGGGAGATTTTCAAACAACAGATAATGTCCATGAAGCACTCGCAGAGACACGAATGGCATAA
- a CDS encoding DMT family transporter, with translation MRSKPMMGLLGVVLANVIWSGSFPATAIALTQVPPSLLTVVRLGTGALVLSPALWRERKQVTLHAILLSLILGCVGFSLPVYFETKGLGLSTPAIAAVMMALEPVFTAIVATLWLRETLTTRRKVALFVAMIGTWIIAGLPRPGDLGYLEGDLLLVAAVLCYALYNAFSKRLITRVSVLSATSLTLLGGFIGSIPLWIAKGAPIPHVIARPELLSVFYLALLATAGAYFLWLFALTMFSASKVSLFLYMQPILGVILSFLIVRAKPSPSFFIGAIFIFLALYMSERRVRSIVPPGT, from the coding sequence ATGAGAAGTAAGCCGATGATGGGGTTGCTCGGCGTCGTTCTCGCCAATGTGATTTGGTCAGGTAGTTTCCCGGCAACTGCGATTGCACTGACTCAAGTACCACCGAGCTTACTTACGGTTGTACGCTTGGGAACTGGTGCTCTGGTTCTATCACCCGCTTTGTGGCGGGAACGCAAACAGGTTACGCTACACGCGATCCTTCTTTCGCTGATATTGGGATGCGTTGGATTTTCTCTTCCTGTGTATTTTGAAACAAAAGGATTAGGTTTATCAACGCCTGCTATTGCAGCTGTGATGATGGCGCTTGAACCAGTGTTTACTGCCATTGTAGCTACTTTGTGGTTGCGAGAAACATTGACTACACGTCGCAAAGTAGCACTGTTCGTCGCTATGATAGGTACCTGGATTATCGCAGGGTTACCTCGTCCAGGCGACCTTGGCTATCTGGAAGGCGATCTGTTACTTGTGGCAGCAGTTTTGTGCTATGCATTATACAATGCCTTTTCTAAGCGACTTATTACGCGTGTATCCGTTCTTTCAGCTACTTCTTTAACGTTACTTGGTGGATTTATCGGTTCTATCCCACTCTGGATAGCTAAAGGCGCTCCAATACCTCATGTCATTGCACGCCCTGAGTTACTCTCTGTTTTTTATCTTGCATTGCTTGCTACTGCAGGAGCATATTTTTTGTGGTTATTTGCACTTACGATGTTTTCTGCATCTAAAGTATCCTTATTTCTCTATATGCAACCCATTCTAGGGGTCATCTTGTCCTTTCTTATTGTGCGGGCAAAACCATCACCAAGCTTTTTTATAGGTGCCATTTTCATTTTCTTGGCTCTCTATATGAGTGAACGGCGTGTGCGTTCTATCGTTCCACCAGGTACCTGA
- a CDS encoding ArsR/SmtB family transcription factor — translation MDLKLQQFKADFFKTLSHPLRIRILELLRDGDKFVNELQAELGVDSSVVSQQLALLRNKNVVIGKKDGTKVTYSVTDPLIFELLDVARRIFNNHLTDTITMLEQIGKENSFNEDS, via the coding sequence ATGGATCTTAAGTTGCAACAATTTAAAGCAGACTTTTTTAAAACATTATCGCATCCTCTTCGCATTCGTATCTTAGAACTCCTTCGCGATGGAGATAAGTTTGTCAATGAACTACAAGCTGAGTTAGGTGTAGATAGTTCAGTCGTATCTCAGCAATTAGCATTATTGCGCAATAAAAACGTCGTGATAGGTAAAAAAGATGGAACAAAAGTCACCTATTCTGTTACAGATCCTTTGATCTTCGAATTGTTAGATGTTGCACGTCGCATATTTAATAACCATTTAACAGATACTATTACTATGTTGGAACAAATCGGGAAAGAGAATAGTTTTAATGAAGATAGCTAA
- a CDS encoding hydrogenase 4 subunit F — protein sequence MILLWMVLVPVLTGLACVITVQRTLRILFHVIGSVVTFAFVLYVVWDLAQHGSMEAFNQFFYADDVSAIILSIVGIVSFTASLHSIGYMQHEVSDGHIKVNQLRSYYLLLHLFIATMLFVPVVNNLGMMWVGIEATTVVSAFLVALYRTAEALEAAWKYLILCSVGIAFALLGLVVLYSSSVQVYGPAENRLNWTFLSRVAQPLPAHLLLLSFVLLLVGYGTKVGLAPMHFWLPDAHSQAPSPASALLSGALLNTAFFAILRMFAIVMRMEGSVFVSHLVLIFGILSLLVAFPFILLQQDIKRMLAFSSVEQMGIIAFAIGIGGEVGLVAALLQMFNHAMAKSTLFMTAGNMTQYYRTKNMGRMRGALQSMPYTGPLFLIAVFAVSGAPPFSLFTSEFAISANAFATGHWFGTALFLIVLAAIFGVMVYQSGRVLLGSTPHKEMMKERVGWTTIPLLLPLSFVLVFGLFIPHSVIEVLQHAALIIEGRAQ from the coding sequence ATGATCCTCTTGTGGATGGTACTTGTTCCTGTGTTAACAGGTCTCGCATGTGTAATAACTGTTCAAAGGACACTTCGTATTTTATTTCATGTTATAGGTAGTGTGGTTACTTTTGCGTTCGTTTTGTATGTTGTATGGGATTTAGCGCAACATGGTTCGATGGAGGCGTTCAATCAGTTTTTCTATGCAGATGATGTAAGTGCAATTATTCTCTCTATTGTAGGCATTGTTAGCTTTACAGCCTCATTGCATTCCATTGGATATATGCAACATGAGGTATCGGATGGACATATAAAAGTGAATCAATTGCGTAGTTACTATTTGTTACTCCATCTTTTCATTGCAACGATGCTATTTGTACCTGTGGTCAATAATTTAGGAATGATGTGGGTTGGAATTGAGGCGACCACAGTTGTTTCGGCGTTTCTTGTTGCACTCTATCGCACGGCAGAAGCTTTAGAAGCAGCGTGGAAGTATCTGATACTATGTAGCGTTGGTATTGCATTTGCATTGCTTGGCTTAGTTGTGCTCTATAGTTCATCGGTTCAAGTTTATGGGCCTGCGGAGAATCGACTAAATTGGACGTTCTTAAGTCGCGTAGCTCAACCCTTACCTGCACATCTTCTCCTGCTGTCATTTGTTCTCTTACTTGTTGGTTATGGAACAAAAGTTGGCCTTGCTCCGATGCACTTCTGGTTACCAGATGCACATAGTCAGGCACCTTCTCCAGCTTCGGCGTTACTTTCTGGAGCATTACTCAATACAGCTTTTTTCGCTATTTTACGTATGTTTGCGATTGTTATGCGTATGGAGGGATCCGTATTTGTCTCCCATCTCGTATTAATTTTTGGCATCTTGTCACTGTTAGTTGCTTTCCCATTTATCTTACTTCAACAAGATATAAAGCGCATGTTAGCTTTTTCTAGTGTAGAACAGATGGGGATCATTGCTTTTGCGATTGGAATCGGAGGTGAAGTGGGGTTAGTAGCTGCGCTCTTGCAGATGTTCAATCATGCAATGGCAAAATCGACCCTCTTTATGACTGCGGGCAATATGACTCAGTACTATAGAACAAAAAATATGGGCAGAATGCGCGGCGCGTTGCAATCCATGCCCTATACAGGACCACTTTTTCTTATCGCCGTTTTTGCTGTTTCTGGTGCGCCACCGTTTTCTCTCTTTACAAGTGAATTTGCAATATCCGCAAACGCTTTTGCTACAGGGCATTGGTTTGGTACTGCCTTATTTCTTATTGTCCTTGCTGCAATTTTTGGGGTTATGGTTTACCAATCGGGGAGAGTATTGCTGGGATCTACTCCACACAAAGAGATGATGAAAGAGCGCGTCGGTTGGACAACTATTCCACTTCTGCTACCACTTTCGTTTGTGCTTGTGTTTGGATTATTTATTCCACACTCTGTGATAGAAGTTTTACAACATGCAGCCTTGATCATTGAAGGGAGGGCACAGTAA
- a CDS encoding NADH-quinone oxidoreductase subunit B family protein: MWSLVKKRLQTAVATRSVQELMEESSEIVDDRLYSKEDLLNRFNRLASTTFGGALHVRHVDTGSCNACEWELNALLNPVYDITRLRIDFVASPRHADVLAVTGGVTRNLLEALRKTYEATPSPKAIIAIGGCAIGDGIIGKTYAQEGSITPFAPLHINVPGCPPRPQDIMKGLLYAMEYLQEEVKKNGS, encoded by the coding sequence ATGTGGAGTCTTGTAAAGAAACGATTACAAACGGCGGTTGCGACTCGTTCTGTCCAAGAACTCATGGAGGAGTCATCAGAGATTGTAGATGATCGGCTGTATTCTAAGGAGGACCTATTAAATCGATTTAATCGATTAGCGTCAACAACATTTGGGGGAGCCCTTCACGTACGCCATGTCGATACAGGATCTTGTAATGCGTGTGAATGGGAACTCAATGCATTACTGAATCCAGTGTATGATATTACAAGGTTGCGGATTGATTTTGTGGCATCTCCAAGGCATGCGGATGTACTTGCAGTAACAGGGGGAGTAACGCGCAATTTACTTGAAGCGTTGCGAAAAACGTATGAAGCGACGCCCTCTCCAAAAGCTATCATCGCAATTGGCGGATGCGCAATAGGGGATGGTATTATTGGAAAAACGTACGCACAAGAAGGATCCATCACTCCCTTTGCCCCCTTGCATATTAACGTACCTGGTTGTCCACCACGTCCACAAGATATTATGAAGGGCTTACTATATGCTATGGAATATTTACAAGAAGAGGTGAAAAAGAATGGATCTTAA
- a CDS encoding hydrogenase, whose translation MNVWLDVTAIALMISTSLIIAIRYISSGIKWLSFQSLMLSFLTGALAIETGRTDLFVIAVLTLIIKAIIIPYILFRTLQAVGVERQAEKSFGRDRLMIAVLAMWAIGYYVTPDFGQGNGHNVYLSIAIGMLLSGVLIMITHKKALMQGVGLIVIENSLFLAALSTSFGMPFLVDIGIFMDVLVIVVLISALSFRMDELLSSMSIEKLKRLKG comes from the coding sequence GTGAATGTGTGGCTTGATGTGACTGCAATTGCGCTAATGATTAGCACAAGTTTAATTATCGCCATTCGCTATATTTCGTCAGGAATTAAGTGGTTATCCTTTCAATCGTTGATGTTGTCCTTTCTGACAGGTGCACTAGCGATTGAGACTGGGCGTACAGATCTTTTTGTCATCGCTGTGTTAACGCTCATCATCAAAGCAATCATTATTCCCTATATTTTATTTCGGACATTACAGGCTGTGGGTGTAGAGCGCCAAGCAGAAAAATCATTTGGCCGAGATCGATTGATGATTGCAGTGTTAGCGATGTGGGCTATTGGCTATTATGTGACCCCGGATTTTGGTCAAGGTAACGGACATAACGTGTATTTATCGATTGCCATTGGCATGTTACTTAGCGGTGTGTTGATCATGATTACGCATAAAAAAGCCCTTATGCAAGGAGTTGGGCTTATTGTGATAGAAAATAGTTTGTTTCTTGCTGCGCTGTCTACGAGCTTTGGAATGCCGTTTTTGGTCGACATTGGTATTTTTATGGACGTTCTTGTCATTGTGGTATTGATATCGGCGCTATCTTTTCGCATGGACGAACTTTTATCAAGTATGAGTATAGAAAAACTTAAACGGTTGAAGGGTTGA
- the menC gene encoding o-succinylbenzoate synthase, producing the protein MKIKSVSIRRLQMRMKEPFETSFGREEDKDFLLIRVDTGHVQGYGECTASFEPLYSEETTDTAWSMLSTFFVPAVLGKEITHPDEIRTLLGHFRRNQMAKSALETAIWDAFAKEQGISLSHALGGLKEEIDVGISIGIQPTTMHLLRKIEGYLVQGYKRIKVKIRPGLDIDIFRAVRKEFPDIPMMADANSAYRLEDLPHLLTFDDYDLMMIEQPLGHDDMIDHAVLQAQLRTPICLDESIHSTEDARKAISIGACKVINVKIGRLGGLTESRELQQLCIEHHVPVWCGGMLEAGVGRLTNMAVTSLPGFVLPGDTAPSARYFDEDIIDPPVTFAKPGVLAVPSQPGIGAVVREDRVERYTVDRIELR; encoded by the coding sequence ATGAAGATCAAAAGTGTCTCCATAAGGCGACTTCAGATGCGAATGAAAGAACCGTTTGAAACAAGCTTTGGTCGAGAAGAAGACAAAGATTTTCTTTTAATACGAGTCGATACGGGGCACGTGCAAGGGTATGGTGAGTGTACGGCATCATTTGAACCGCTTTATAGTGAGGAAACGACTGATACAGCGTGGAGTATGCTATCCACATTTTTCGTTCCTGCTGTCTTAGGTAAAGAAATCACACATCCAGATGAGATTCGTACCTTACTTGGGCATTTTCGCCGCAATCAGATGGCGAAGTCCGCACTAGAGACTGCCATCTGGGATGCGTTTGCTAAAGAACAAGGGATATCATTGTCCCATGCACTTGGTGGTTTGAAAGAGGAGATTGACGTTGGTATTAGCATTGGGATACAGCCTACGACGATGCACCTGTTAAGAAAAATTGAAGGATATCTTGTACAAGGATATAAACGAATAAAAGTGAAGATAAGGCCTGGTTTAGATATTGACATCTTTCGTGCTGTCCGTAAGGAGTTTCCAGATATACCGATGATGGCTGATGCCAATAGTGCTTATCGACTAGAAGATTTGCCGCATCTGTTAACATTTGATGATTATGATCTCATGATGATTGAACAGCCACTTGGCCACGATGATATGATTGATCATGCAGTTCTGCAGGCGCAACTTAGGACTCCAATTTGTCTAGATGAAAGTATTCATTCGACAGAAGATGCAAGAAAAGCAATTTCGATCGGCGCATGTAAAGTGATCAATGTAAAGATAGGCCGTCTGGGAGGGCTAACAGAATCCAGAGAATTACAGCAGCTATGCATTGAACATCATGTGCCCGTGTGGTGTGGTGGAATGCTAGAAGCTGGAGTTGGCAGACTTACTAACATGGCTGTTACATCGCTTCCTGGTTTTGTATTACCCGGTGATACGGCTCCAAGTGCGAGATATTTTGATGAGGATATCATTGATCCACCAGTAACTTTTGCAAAGCCAGGCGTTCTTGCTGTACCCTCGCAACCAGGTATTGGTGCTGTAGTGAGAGAAGATCGGGTAGAGAGATATACGGTTGATCGCATAGAGTTACGCTAG
- a CDS encoding respiratory chain complex I subunit 1 family protein, which produces MVSVIQACGIVIFAPFIQGVIKRWKAWMQGRVGPSIWQPYRELRKYFRKGTILSDQSSFVTRTVPFVQIALVFTAAMTLPLFTASSHMLLGSSNIFLFLYLLGFARLLTAVIGMDSGSAFGGMGISRDLFISLLVEPTVFLAIVAVGLASGVFSFAAHSLLLLLHPFAGYTLTNLLAGVSLLMIVITEVGRLPIDNPDTHLELTMIHEAAVLDLSGRHLALMTLGAWMRQLLWMTVFIDTCFPYGMATGTDVFGLIQGFAFWIIKVLLFAGLLAAIESVTAKMRLFAVPRFLTLALSLAIFALLTNYVGA; this is translated from the coding sequence ATGGTGAGTGTTATTCAGGCATGCGGCATAGTCATCTTTGCGCCTTTCATTCAAGGTGTTATAAAACGATGGAAGGCTTGGATGCAGGGTAGGGTAGGACCTTCTATATGGCAACCCTACCGCGAACTAAGGAAGTACTTTCGCAAGGGAACCATTCTTTCCGATCAGTCATCGTTTGTGACACGTACCGTTCCATTTGTACAAATCGCTTTGGTGTTTACAGCAGCTATGACTCTTCCGCTGTTTACAGCGTCATCACATATGCTTTTAGGATCTTCAAATATTTTTCTGTTTCTTTATTTGCTTGGGTTTGCACGGCTCTTAACAGCAGTGATTGGCATGGATTCGGGTAGTGCTTTTGGCGGCATGGGGATCAGTCGAGATTTATTTATTTCACTGTTAGTTGAACCAACAGTTTTTCTTGCCATTGTGGCTGTAGGACTTGCATCTGGTGTGTTTAGCTTTGCCGCTCATTCACTCCTTCTGTTGTTGCATCCGTTCGCAGGTTATACCTTAACTAACCTGTTGGCTGGGGTATCGCTCTTGATGATTGTCATCACAGAAGTGGGACGTTTACCAATCGATAATCCTGACACACATCTTGAACTTACCATGATCCATGAGGCAGCCGTTCTCGATCTATCTGGCAGACATCTTGCTTTAATGACATTAGGTGCCTGGATGAGACAACTTCTATGGATGACCGTTTTTATTGATACATGTTTTCCTTATGGAATGGCCACTGGGACGGATGTATTTGGACTGATTCAAGGATTTGCATTTTGGATCATAAAAGTGCTTTTATTTGCTGGATTACTTGCAGCTATTGAGAGTGTAACTGCAAAGATGCGGCTATTCGCTGTACCGAGGTTCTTAACATTAGCGCTATCTTTAGCTATTTTCGCTTTGCTTACTAATTATGTAGGTGCATAA
- the sor gene encoding sulfur oxygenase/reductase — MPGRGLAIPNPYIAISKAKVVNAPESFAAFESVGPKVCMVTANHGGFLGFQNHIQVGVFPMGGRFGGAKMDMHRELNPIGLAQYTMWKRWEDHEEMHMEQFDSIFRLCSKCLGMVVEGPWEDVYEIVAHDMPQNVGMTDVPAVLGASFMAGEEVPPVSLPYGQRIIAIGDHSVIQGREEEFEQAVVKVMEQFKKAPGFLGYMIMRQIGASAVGSFQLEPDGIHQALQTLGDNPPSARDGNFQLMQAEKKPTEYIVHMEWADMKSAMFGISRVVVNHHVKAVHDKVLATVVQGPYITLWNPLMEDTSWREYLNEDGTVKVDESVSQS; from the coding sequence ATACCTGGGAGGGGTTTAGCAATTCCAAATCCATACATTGCAATTAGTAAAGCAAAAGTGGTCAATGCACCTGAAAGTTTTGCAGCTTTTGAAAGTGTTGGACCGAAGGTTTGTATGGTAACTGCTAATCACGGTGGATTTCTAGGATTTCAAAACCACATTCAAGTTGGGGTATTTCCAATGGGAGGGCGCTTCGGTGGAGCTAAGATGGATATGCACCGCGAGCTAAACCCAATTGGATTAGCACAATATACGATGTGGAAGCGTTGGGAAGACCATGAAGAAATGCACATGGAACAGTTTGATAGCATTTTCCGTTTGTGCTCTAAGTGTCTTGGCATGGTTGTTGAAGGCCCTTGGGAAGATGTGTACGAGATTGTGGCTCATGACATGCCGCAAAACGTTGGTATGACGGATGTTCCCGCTGTACTTGGCGCAAGCTTCATGGCTGGTGAAGAAGTTCCTCCTGTCTCTTTACCATATGGACAACGCATTATTGCCATTGGTGATCACTCAGTCATTCAAGGTAGAGAAGAAGAATTTGAACAAGCAGTAGTCAAAGTGATGGAACAATTCAAAAAAGCTCCAGGTTTTCTTGGATATATGATCATGCGTCAAATTGGAGCTTCTGCTGTAGGTAGCTTCCAGCTAGAACCAGATGGTATTCATCAGGCATTACAAACTTTAGGGGACAATCCTCCAAGTGCACGCGATGGCAATTTCCAATTGATGCAAGCAGAAAAGAAACCGACCGAGTACATTGTCCATATGGAATGGGCAGATATGAAATCAGCGATGTTTGGCATCTCGCGTGTTGTTGTAAATCATCATGTCAAAGCAGTACATGATAAAGTTTTGGCAACTGTTGTACAAGGTCCTTATATTACACTGTGGAATCCTTTAATGGAAGATACCTCATGGCGTGAGTATCTCAATGAAGATGGAACGGTTAAAGTGGACGAAAGTGTAAGTCAGTCCTAA